In Saccharomyces eubayanus strain FM1318 chromosome II, whole genome shotgun sequence, the genomic stretch NNNNNNNNNNNNNNNNNNNNNNNNNNNNNNNNNNNNNNNNNNNNNNNNNNNNNNNNNNNNNNNNNNNNNNNNNNNNNNNNNNNNNNNNNNNNNNNNNNNNNNNNNNNNNNNNNNNNNNNNNNNNNNNNNNNNNNNNNNNNNNNNNNNNNNNNNNNNNNNNNNNNNNNNNNNNNNNNNNNNNNNNNNNNNNNNNNNNNNNNNNNNNNNNNNNNNNNNNNNNNNNNNNNNNNNNNNNNNNNNNNNNNNNNNNNNNNNNNNNNNNNNNNNNNNNNNNNNNNNNNNNNNNNNNNNNNNNNNNNNNNNNNNNNNNNNNNNNNNNNNNNNNNNNNNNNNNNNNNNNNNNNNNNNNNNNNNNNNNNNNNNNNNNNNNNNNNNNNNNNNNNNNNNNNNNNNNNNNNNNNNNNNNNNNNNNNNNNNNNNNNNNNNNNNNNNNNNNNNNNNNNNNNNNNNNNNNNNNNNNNNNNNNNNNNNNNNNNNNNNNNNNNNNNNNNNNNNNNNNNNNNNNNNNNNNNNNNNNNNNNNNNNNNNNNNNNNNNNNNNNNNNNNNNNNNNNNNNNNNNNNNNNNNNNNNNNNNNNNNNNNNNNNNNNNNNNNNNNNNNNNNNNNNNNNNNNNNNNNNNNNNNNNNNNNNNNNNNNNNNNNNNNNNNNNNNNNNNNNNNNNNNNNNNNNNNNNNNNNNNNNNNNNNNNNNNNNNNNNNNNNNNNNNNNNNNNNNNNNNNNNNNNNNNNNNNNNNNNNNNNNNNNNNNNNNNNNNNNNNNNNNNNNNNNNNNNNNNNNNNNNNNNNNNNNNNNNNNNNNNNNNNNNNNNNNNNNNNNNNNNNNNNNNNNNNNNNNNNNNNNNNNNNNNNNNNNNNNNNNNNNNNNNNNNNNNNNNNNNNNNNNNNNNNNNNNNNNNNNNNNNNNNNNNNNNNNNNNNNNNNNNNNNNNNNNNNNNNNNNNNNNNNNNNNNNNNNNNNNNNNNNNNNNNNNNNNNNNNNNNNNNNNNNNNNNNNNNNNNNNNNNNNNNNNNNNNNNNNNNNNNNNNNNNNNNNNNNNNNNNNNNNNNNNNNNNNNNNNNNNNNNNNNNNNNNNNNNNNNNNNNNNNNNNNNNNNNNNNNNNNNNNNNNNNNNNNNNNNNNNNNNNNNNNNNNNNNNNNNNNNNNNNNNNNNNNNNNNNNNNNNNNNNNNNNNNNNNNNNNNNNNNNNNNNNNNNNNNNNNNNNNNNNNNNNNNNNNNNNNNNNNNNNNNNNNNNNNNNNNNNNNNNNNNNNNNNNNNNNNNNNNNNNNNNNNNNNNNNNNNNNNNNNNNNNNNNNNNNNNNNNNNNNNNNNNNNNNNNNNNNNNNNNNNNNNNNNNNNNNNNNNNNNNNNNNNNNNNNNNNNNNNNNNNNNNNNNNNNNNNNNNNNNNNNNNNNNNNNNNNNNNNNNNNNNNNNNNNNNNNNNNNNNNNNNNNNNNNNNNNNNNNNNNNNNNNNNNNNNNNNNNNNNNNNNNNNNNNNNNNNNNNNNNNNNNNNNNNNNNNNNNNNNNNNNNNNNNNNNNNNNNNNNNNNNNNNNNNNNNNNNNNNNNNNNNNNNNNNNNNNNNNNNNNNNNNNNNNNNNNNNNNNNNNNNNNNNNNNNNNNNNNNNNNNNNNNNNNNNNNNNNNNNNNNNNNNNNNNNNNNNNNNNNNNNNNNNNNNNNNNNNNNNNNNNNNNNNNNNNNNNNNNNNNNNNNNNNNNNNNNNNNNNNNNNNNNNNNNNNNNATGTTTTCGAGCGCCCCAACAAGCAACGCCTCTATTATAACGTAGTCTCGAGCAGTACTAGTAATATTGTAAAACTCACAGTTCCTAATTAACCTCCTTGCCTCATATCAGAAGAACTGTTCGGTATGAACAATACTGAAAGATCTTTGTATGGCATCCCAATATCTCAGCCGATTATCTTGAGGCACAAAATTAGAGGGATCTCTTGACGAAGTTTCGGCCATTTTTTATTCCTTTCTGAAGTTTTTTCCTGATCCAAAACCTTATCTATTCCTTGGGGGTCAATTCCACGTAGTTAGAACTTGAAAACGTATTGAAATCTATAATTAGTGGTGGCTTTGATGTTCCCAGCAACTTGACTGTCTGGTGCACTGCTTCTATGTTCGCGTACTGCAAAAAATGTATTGTTTGTGATATGTATTATCTTATATGTTCTTATAAGAGATCTTTATCAGTAGTGGTTGCTTCAAAACCCTTTACTACGCTAAAAATGTGGCGATAGCCGCATTACATCaattttgtatatatatatataacgCTGATCATTTGCAAGATTTGTATTTTACTGTTACCAACCGCAGCATTATACCccaaatataatattttatatgAACGGTAAgtctatatttttacatgCCAATCTGTAACGTATTATTTAGAAGACAGCGATATTTCTTTAAGGTGACAAGCGTTATGGACCGCAGTGTGAAGGGCTTCTGTTGCTGAGTCTGCCTTTTCCTGTAAGtaaaatattcttctttaaatCCTTTCTTAAAAGCCGGGTAGGACATCCATATCCGCtagtagttttttttcagagcTTTTTTAATCCCAGATCACCAAGGTTGTTAAAGCAGTTGCTATAGCAACGTCAAaaacccttttttttcttggcaaaatttctaaaaattatcaattaTAAAAAGCCGCTTTATATATAGTTGGTTCTTTATATTGGGGTAGCACTGTGAGTTGAGAATAACGAATGATGACGTCCGGGATGCTTGAAaatgttggaacaagattcaactattgtccatctattactaatatatacggtgttaaaagatgacataaattacaagaccagtaagttaagattcaaagtgtcgtcgaaattaatggaagctgaagcgcaaggattgatattgtaataggatcaatgaatgacaacatataaaaagaggaacagaatcatttataatattatgcaaaattattgatttctttctgtggattcctaaatccatgaggagaatctctagtataatctatatacgtaatattataacattaagaaataatggaatccMaaagatcatcatacaatttaaatggttattagTAAGATCGGGCCGAATATTTTTCGGGAGCGTGTGTGGGCCTGTATCAATAGTCACTATCTTGCAATCATGTTTCTCACAGTCAACGAGTggtgtatatatacataatattttaaaacaaaatttctaaaaCTTTATGGAGGGTTGGCCGAGTGGTCTAAGGCGGCAGACTTAAGATCTGTTGGACGGTTGTCCGCGCGAGTTCGAACCTCGCATCCTTCAGTACTTTTTATTAGAGCGGAAATAAGAGTTAAGAGATCAGAACAAGTGAGCTCAAATGAAGAGATGCAACTGTTAACACAGTGGAAGTAACAAAAGCATATTCAAACTTTGTTAATAGGGCGGATATTTAAGGGAGTTCAATTTTATACATTTTATAGAAgttaaaaatatcattattaaCAGAATATTCAGCAAGTGATCATACCAATAAATAAACGAAATGCTAACTCTTCTtaatacatttttttaattagtACACCTAAATGAAATAGGGTCGAAAACTCATTTTATGTATACTTGTATATACAGGAATTATAAATAAACGCGTAACCGCATATCGTACATGAAGAGTTGTATGTTCAGGTGTTGTCTTTACAGAACTGTGCAAACTGTTCCAAgtaatttttgttttgctcGCAATTTTGTCTTAAAATCCTATCTGTTGTAGAAGTTAAGATTTGTTCTATTTTTTCGTTATTCGCCACCCATTCCTTTACTCTTGTCCAATCCCTATATCGAGCCTCTTGATCCTCTAGTTTTTCCCTCGCTGCGTAAGGGTCAATTCTAGCATCAGTAATGGTTCCTGTGGCACTCGATCCAGTGTTGCTGAATTTTCGGTCTGTCTCAGCTTTCATTTGCGTTGCTTCTTGATCACAGAATGAAATTATACTGCTCCGTATTTGCCAATTTGGATATAGTTCCTGCTTTAAAAATGCGTCACACTTTTTTTCGCTGATAGAGGAAGGTTTTCTGTaattgttcaatttctgTCTTATTACATCATCACTACCATGCCTTAAAATCCTTAGAAATGAGTTTATTAAACTTGGATCAACGCATCGTTCTCGTGTGAGAGTGATTGTAGTAGGTGTCGGTTCATCGTTCAGAAAGGTAAGGTTGGAATCGAGTAAGCTCTGAGGTGCAGTAAACGTACGTTCGTTTTCCGCCATATCTgcttttgtattttttagGAATGAAAGCAGAATTATCAAAACTTATAGTTTTTCACTTATAAATGAGTCTACAGAATATCCTTTTAATGCGGGCAAATTTTGCAGCCATTATGtgaaaagtgaaatatCGAAGTGAGTTCTGCTAAGATGAacacaaagaaaacaattctAGGAAAAAGGCCTGCTGTTTCGAACACAAACGATTAAAACTTCTGATCACAGAGGCTAGGACTCATACGGCAATTAATCggacaagaaaaaatgtaaatgTAAATTTAGTAAGACAAAAAGTATATACGAACTAAAAACCCACGGCATTCTTCATGAGGTCTCTTCCCGTTTCTTCCATAGCGTCATTCATAGTTTGGCCCATCGTGGTTGCGTAATCATTGATGGTGGTTTCCACTGTGTCTAGACGTGTTTCAACTGCTCTAGTTACACTCTTAAGAA encodes the following:
- the MIX23 gene encoding Mix23p — encoded protein: MAENERTFTAPQSLLDSNLTFLNDEPTPTTITLTRERCVDPSLINSFLRILRHGSDDVIRQKLNNYRKPSSISEKKCDAFLKQELYPNWQIRSSIISFCDQEATQMKAETDRKFSNTGSSATGTITDARIDPYAAREKLEDQEARYRDWTRVKEWVANNEKIEQILTSTTDRILRQNCEQNKNYLEQFAQFCKDNT